One Portunus trituberculatus isolate SZX2019 chromosome 7, ASM1759143v1, whole genome shotgun sequence genomic window carries:
- the LOC123520842 gene encoding LOW QUALITY PROTEIN: extracellular serine/threonine protein kinase four-jointed-like (The sequence of the model RefSeq protein was modified relative to this genomic sequence to represent the inferred CDS: inserted 1 base in 1 codon): MVEGLVFRGRGDNMRVEAGALSLPLPSPPLPPRASRLVCLVAATVAFLLGVAVGVTLPLVLSTPPLSFPTHFHHLQQQQQQQQVQGVVEGASIVDEGGRGLPAPLHSWAASVAGDSANATDFIREGGANTTTTTTTTATTTAATTTTTAWAGSERDAPDVDGSAALLVDEVYWGAAVEAALPQGFXDHEVAEWRKFTRRQAVVRLQEGCGRMQNRLVTFENGTRSCCRYRQNHDQIQGEIFSFYLSRLLGLTNVPPSALGVVRAGAWQWSGVGSQLALAQWAEERPVVLTRYVEGLAPAFIPASLRPSRRRLHPLTVEEWDPRDVGALAELAQWSDLIIFDYLTANLDRVVNNLYNMQWNPSMMEAPAHNLARHAPSGLLVFLDNESGLLHGYRLLDKYEAFHASMLQALCVFRRTTADRVRQLVARQDVGDRLRKMFRRYEPDLQDFLPPIPDKSVKILNERLHNVHKQISKCEKMYMNT; this comes from the exons atggtggaggggcTGGTGTTCCGTGGCCGGGGCGACAACATGAGGGTGGAGGCCGGCGCCCTCAGCCTCCCGCTGCCCTCCCCGCCGCTCCCCCCGCGAGCCTCCCGCCTCGTATGCCTCGTCGCAGCCACCGTCGCCTTCCTGCTGGGCGTGGCCGTCGGCGTCACCCTCCCCCTGGTGCTGTCCACACCGCCGCTCTCCTTCCCCACCCACTTCCACCacctacagcagcagcagcagcagcagcaggtacaGGGCGTGGTGGAGGGCGCCAGCATAGTGGATGAGGGCGGTCGAGGCCTCCCGGCGCCTCTACACTCGTGGGCGGCCTCGGTGGCGGGCGACAGTGCCAACGCCACAGACTTCATCCGCGAAGGCggcgccaacaccaccaccaccaccaccaccacagccaccaccaccgccgccacaaccaccaccacggcgTGGGCGGGGTCTGAGCGCGACGCGCCTGACGTGGATGGGTCGGCGGCGCTGCTGGTGGACGAGGTGTACTGGGGCGCCGCCGTGGAGGCCGCGCTGCCGCAGGGCT CGGACCACGAGGTGGCAGAGTGGCGGAAGTTCACGCGGCGGCAGGCGGTGGTGCGGCTGCAGGAGGGCTGTGGCCGTATGCAGAACAGACTGGTGACCTTCGAGAACGGCACACGCTCTTGCTGCCGCTACCGCCAGAACCACGACCAGATCCAGGGCGAGATCTTCAGCTTCTATCTGAGCCGCCTGCTGGGCCTCACCAACGTGCCGCCCTCGGCCCTGGGCGTGGTGCGGGCGGGGGCGTGGCAGTGGTCGGGCGTGGGCAGCCAGCTGGCCCTGGCGCAGTGGGCGGAGGAGCGGCCCGTGGTGCTGACGCGGTACGTGGAAGGCCTGGCGCCGGCCTTCATTCCAGCCTCCCTGCGTCCATCGCGCCGCCGCCTGCACCCGCTCACCGTGGAGGAGTGGGATCCGCGGGACGTGGGGGCGCTGGCCGAGCTGGCGCAGTGGTCAGACCTCATCATCTTCGACTACCTCACCGCCAACCTGGACCGCGTGGTCAACAATCTATACAACATGCAGTGGAACCCCAGCATGATGGAGGCGCCCGCCCACAACCTGGCGCGCCACGCTCCCTCCGGCCTGTTGGTCTTCCTGGACAACGAGTCAGGACTGCTGCACGGCTACCGCCTGCTGGACAAGTACGAGGCCTTCCACGCCTCCATGCTGCAGGCACTATGCGTGTTCCGCCGCACCACCGCAGACCGCGTGCGGCAGCTGGTGGCGCGCCAGGACGTGGGCGATAGGCTGCGCAAGATGTTCCGGCGGTACGAGCCAGACCTGCAGGATTTCCTGCCGCCCATCCCTGACAAGTCCGTCAAGATCCTCAACGAGCGCCTGCACAACGTTCACAAGCAGATCTCAAAGTGTGAGAAGATGTACATGAATACGTGA